GACCCAACTTGTGCTTCGCGCTGTCCGCGACGGACATCTCAATATTGAGGCTCTCGTGTAGCAAGTAGATCGGCGGCTTATGATCACCCTCGCCGAAGTGCAGGCGTTCTGCACTGTGGCCCGCGCTGCTTCGACCCCTCACGCTCTCCTACAGGCTGTCGAAGAAATTACGGCAGCAATGGGTTTCCGCTATTTCGCGCTCGTGCATCACATCGACTTACTGAACCCCGGAAGCACAGCCGTTCGCCTTGTCAGCTATCCGAGAGATTGGGTTGATGCGTTCGAGGAGGGCCGACTGTACGCTGCTGACCCGATCCATCGTGCAAGCCATACGACGACCATAGGTTTCGCTTGGTCGAAGGTAGAGGCCATGATCTCACTCCATCCGCGGGACCACGCGGTATTGGCAGCGGCTCGATCTGCGGGCCTTGGCGACGGATTCACGATCCCTGCGCATGTCCCCGGCGAGGTAAACGGTTCCTGTTCCTTTGCCATGCGCGAGGGCGAGGATCTCAACGAAGAGCAACTACCGCTTGTCCAGCTTGTCGGCAGTTTCGCATTCGAAGCCGCACGCAAGATAGCGCGCGCCACGATAGCCCCCATCGCGGCCGCGCCGCAACTCACCGAGCGGCAAATCGAATGCGTCGCGCTGGTCGCGCGGGGTAAAACCGACTGGGAAATCGCCAAAATACTCGGAGTCGGTGCCGAAACCGTAACACAGCATCTCAAGGACGCACGTGATCGCTACGGCGTCACCAAACGCACGATGCTCGCCATTCGTGCGCTCTTCGACGGCGCCATTAGCTTCACCGATATTCTGCGCTGACGATCCCTCCCCAGTTCTGGGGATAACATAGATCATGACAAGCTGATCGAATGATCGCCTCACAAATGGAGGTGATCATGGTTATTACAGGAAATGGGATTGAACAGGCGCTGAGCGACCGCGTATTCAGATCGATGTTTGAAGAGCGTAAGCGTGTGTTCGTTGATCTACTTGGCTGGGACATTCCCGTTCTGGCCTGTCGCTACGAGATCGATCAATTCGATGATGATGAAGCCGTCTATATCGTCATCACCGATGACACCGGCGAGCATGCCGGGTCCGCCCGTCTGCTCCAGACCGACCGGCCGCACATCCTCGACACTATCTTCCCCAATCTGTGCGATGGCGTACCGCCAACGGGTCCGAATGTTCGCGAAATAACCCGCTTCTGCTTGGCGCGCCGCCTGAAGGCTCGCGAGCGGCTCGCCACCCGCAATCGCCTCGTCTCTGCCTTGGTCGAATACGCCCTTAGCAATGGTATCCTGACCTATACCGGCGTTGCCGAATGGGCTTGGTTCCAACAGATCCTCGCGTTCGGATGGGAATGCCTTCCGCTTGGATTGCTGGACAACAGCGATCCACGCGGCCTGTCGGCCATGCAGATCAATATTGGCCCGGATACCCCCAACCTCCTGAGTCAATCCGGCGTCTTCGCGCAGATCCATCTGATGGATCTTGATCGCGCCGCAGCATGAAATTCGGGAGACATCGCATGGCTACCAAGCCGCTACCTGTAGGCGAGATCGAGGCCCACGGGTCAATTTACGAAACACTCATGCGCGAAGGCTTCTGCGTGCTTCAAGACATCATGCCCCCCGATATTGTCCAGTTGCTGGCGAGAGATCTGGCTCCGCACTTCGAGGCAACGCCGTTTTGCGAAGGTGGATTCTACGGCAGCCGTACCAAGAGGTTCGGCAGTCTGCTCAAACGATCGAACCATGTGTCGGCGTTCATCCAGCATCCCCAGATCATGGCGATCGCGCAAGCTGTGCTCAGTCCGTGGTGCGACACAATCCAGCTCAATCTCGCTCAAGCTCTCGAGCTGCATCCCGGCGCACTGCCGCAATTTCCCCACCGCGATCAGGATATGTGGCGGGGCCAAACTGGCGAGGTCGAATATCTCCTTAACGTCATGTGGCCGTTCACCGAATATCGGCATGACAATGGCACGACCCTGATCTGGCCGCGCAGCCACGCCGCAAATGCGCTTACACCTGAACCTCCCGAGGATCCCGTGGCCGTGGAATGCAGTCCAGGATCTGCGATCATCTTCCTAGGCTCGACCCTTCATGGTGCTGGCGGCAACCAGTCGCCGGGTGTGCGTCAAGGCATGATCGTGAGCTATTGCCTCGGATGGCTGAAACCATATGAAAACCAGTGGTTGGTCTATCCACCCGAGGTAGCACGGACGTTCTCTCCAGATTTGGCCGCTTTGGTCGGATACCAGCAGCATCGGCCCAATTTGGGGAACTACGAGGGGCGATGCCCATCTCTTCTGCTGGGCGAGGAACGCTCCGAGCATCTCGGCGCGATCGATGCCTTACGTCCAGATCAAACGGCAGCACTTGAGGAATTTGTTGAAGAACAACGCCGGGTCCGAGCCGCATCGAGCGAAAACTGATTCCAGCGCGCTCCCCCCTTGTGGGGGGATTGCCCGAAAACGCCGGACCGGGTTCAAAAGAGAGGTGATTTTCAACGGAGAGTAGTCGGCGCATTTTTAATGCAGCGGCGCTGAAAAGCGGAGAAATCAGATGCAGCGCCTGCGCCTTGCCCTTGCCGTTCCGATCGTGGCGATGTCTGCCCAGGCGGCTCCTGCGGTCGCCAACGATCTAGGCTGCCAGGTTTTGCTTTGCCTCTCGAACCCGGGCGGCGCGACCCAGTACCCCGCCTGCGTGCCGCCTATGGTGAAGCTCTGGGAGCGTCTGGCATTAGGCGGTTCATTCCCTGGCTGCTCCGGTAGTGGCGTTGCGAAGACCAAGGTTCATGATCGCGATTCCGCTTCCCGGCGCCGGGTGGTGATGACGTTCACCGACGGGCGGCAGCAATCCTATTCGCTTGCAAATATCGAAAGCTTGCCAGCGTCACCCAGTGAACAAGGGACCACACCACAGTGATCCTCGAGCTCGCAACCGTGGTCGGACTGGCGCAGCAATGCGCGCCAACGGTTGCGGTCGAAACGCTTGTGTCGGTCGTCCACACCGAAAGTCATTTCAACCCCTACGCCATCGGCGTGAATGCGAAGGGCGTTGCCGCACCCAAACCCAGCGATCGGGCATCGGCCGCTGCAGCCGCGCGATCGCTGATCGCCCGCGGCTACAACATCGATCTGGGTCTGGGGCAAATCAACAGCGCAAACCTGAGGTGGCTCGGCCTGTCGGTCGAGGACGCCTTCGATCCCTGTCGCAATCTCGCCGCAGCCGCGCGCGTGCTGGCTTCCAACTATCTGAACGTTGTTCGCTCCAGCCCTTCTACAGAGGTGGCCATCGCGACCGCCATGTCGATGTACAATACGGGCAGTCGTTCGCGCGGGTTCGGAAATGGCTATGTCGGCCGTGTTTACGCATCTTCGAGTGTCGTCGTGCCAGCGATCAGGCGTCGAGCGATGCCAGAACCCGCCGCTTTGCCCGGGCCAGTGACGCCGGAACCCACAGTTAAGCAGCCTTCGGCGGGCGTTCGCTCGCCGCGCGTCCAAGAGGCATGGGACACCACTGCGGGGGCGCAGACGGCATCTTTGATGGTCTTTGGGGGGGCATCCAACAGTTCACCGAAAGGACAAGCCGAATGACTGCCTTAGCGAACAATTCCAAGATGTGGTTGACGCCGCGGAGGCGTACTTTCGCGCAATATCTGGCACTGTTTATTGCGGTCATTGCGGTGTCGCTCCTGCTCACCGATCCGGCCCATGCCCAAGCGGCCGACGGCGTCACGTCGATGGCCGAGAATATCAAGACCTGGCTGACCGGTACTTTTGCGAAAACGATCGCGGTGATCGCGGTCGTCATCGTGGGTTTCATGTTCTTCACCGGGCGGGCAAGCCTGGGGCTCCTGGTCACCGTCATCGTCGGCATCTTCATCGTGTTCAGCGCACAGTGGATCGTCGATACCATCACTGGCGGCGCGTGAGTGCGCTGGGATGGACGATGAAAAACTCAGGGAAGAAACGCTCTTCCTGGCCGTGACTCGGCCGACGATGTGGTTGGGCGTTCCGATCGAAGCATCGCTGCCCATCGCGCTGGCGGCGTGCCTGACGCTCATCGTCACCGGCAACCCGCTTTACGCTCTTGCGCTAGCCGGGGCCTTTCTGGCCATAGCCCGGCTGATCGTGCGGCACGACGCAAACGCCTTCCGCCTCTTGTGGCTCTGGACAACGACAAAGGCACGATGCCGCAACCGGGGATGGTGGGGCGGTAGCTCCTACTCGCCCCTGCCGATCGATGGGGCGAAACGCCGGGGCTTTGCGCATGGCTAGCCGGGCCAACTCGTTGGGCGGCGCTGCCGCGCGGACGCCGTGGCGGATCCTCAAGAATGAGGCGGACCCCGCGCGCTATCTCCCCTATGCGCGTCATATCGACGACAACATCATTGCGCTCGACGGGCGCGACCTCATGATGATGTTCAAGCTCGACGGCCTTGCATTCGAGACGGCCGACCCAATCCATCTCAACGACTGGCACGAAAAGCTCAACGGCACGTTGCGCAATATCGCCGACGACCGTCTGGCGATCTGGACGCATATCGTCCGCCGGCCGATCACGGACTATCCCGAAGGCAAGTTTCGCTCGGCCTTTGCGGCCGATCTCGATGCAAAATACCGCGCGCGGGTGACCGCCAAGCGCATGTTCGTCAACGAGCTCTACCTGACGCTCATCATGCGCCCGTCCGTTGGATCGGCTGATCGTACCGGCGTGCTCCTTCGACGTCTGGCATCGGCGCGCAAGGAGGGGGCCGAAGTCGACGAGGACGAGCTTGCGCGCTTCGAGGATAAGGCGCGTGACATCGAGAAGCTCCTCGCACGCTGCCGGCCCCGACGCCTCCACTTGTACGAGCATAATGGCCTGATGTTCTCGCAGCCGCTCGAGGTGCTTGAACTGGTGATGATGGGCCGCGCTGGCAGGGTGCCCTTGGTCCGAGGCCATCTCGGCTCCGCCATCTATGGGGAACGGGTAATCTTCGGCCGCGAGACGGTCGAGGTGCGGGCGCATGACACGAGCCGGTTCGTGGGCCTTTTCGGCATCCGCGAATATCCGGCGATGACGCGGCCGGGCCAGATGAATGCGCTCCTCAGCCAAGATTTCGCGTTCGTCGTGACACAGTCCTTCGCGTTCATGGGCAAAGCGCGGGCCTCGGAGCGGTTGCGCCGTCGCCAGAACCAGATGGCCTCGACCGAGGACGCCGCTGCGAGCCAGGCACTTGAGCTGGCCGACGCGGCCGACGATCTGCAGAGCAATCGCTTTGTCCTGGGCGAGCATCATTTCTCGCTCGCGGTCTTCGGTGAAAATCAAAAGCGCCTGGCCGAAAATCTCTCGACCGCCCGGGCGGCGCTCGCCGACGCTGGTCTGGTGGCCGCTCGGGAAGGTCCGGCGCTGGAGGCCGCCTTCTGGTCGCAGCTTCCTGGCAACTTCGCGTGGCGTGCGCGGCCAGCGGCGATCACGTCGCGCAATTTTGCCGCGCTCTCGCCGTTCCACACTTTCCCCGCCGGCAAGCCCGATGGCAATCACTGGGGTGCTGCGATCGCGTTGATGAAGACCGCGGCCCAGTCTCCCTTCTATTTCAATTTTCATGTGAACGATCTTGGCCACACACTGATCATCGGCCCGTCGGGCGGCGGCAAGACTGTCGTCCAGAATTTCCTGATGGCGCAGCTGGAGAAAACCGGCGCGCAGCAGATCTTCATCGACAAGGACCGAGGGGCCGAGATCTATGTGCGGTCATCCGGCGGCACCTATCTGGCGCTTCGCAATGGGGTGCCGACCGGGTTTGCGCCGCTGCGCGCGCTTGAGCAGACCCCTGGCAACATCGTCTTCCTCGGCCGCCTGATCCGACATTTGGTGACCCCCTCGGGCATCCAACTCGGCGTCACGCAGGAGCGGATGATCGACGAGGGCATCCTCTCGATCGGACGCCTTCCCCCGGAGGAGCGGTCCATCCTCGCGCTTCGTCAATTGCTCGGACAGCGCGATCCGGAAGGGATTGGCGCGCGGCTTGAGAAATGGTCGCGCGGCGGCGCACTGGGCTGGGTGTTCGACAATGACCGGGACGAGTTGACCCTCGAGGCCCGGTTCATCGGTTTCGACATGACGGATTTCCTCGACAATCCCGAGATCCGCACGCCGCTCATGATGTACATGTTCCACCGGATCGATGCCCTGCTCGATGGCCGTCGCCTCGTGATCGACATTGACGAGTTCTGGAAGGCGCTGGGCGATGATGCCTTCCGCGCCTTCGCGCAGGACGGCCTGAAGACCTACCGGAAGCAGAATGCCTTTCTGGTGTTCGGGACGCAAAGCCCCGCTGACGCTCTGCGATCGGACATCTCGCACAGCATCATGGAGCAGGTCGCTACCAAAATCCTCTTGCCCAACCCCCACGGCCGAGAGGTCGACTATATCGATGGGCTCGGCCTCACTCGCGCCGAGTTCAAGCTCATCAGAAACGATCTGATCCCCGAAAGCCGGCGGTTTCTGGTCAAGCAGGGTCACGATTCCATCGTGGTGGAACTTGATCTCGGCGGCCTGTCCGACGAGCTGGCCGTCCTCTCGGGCACCACCGAAACCGTCGGAATCCTCGATCAGGTTCGCCGCGAACATGGCGACGATCCCAGTCACTGGCTGCCCGTCTTTCACGAGCGCCGCCGCGCCACCACCAGAAGGAAAGGATAAGGTCATGAAAGCAATACGAGCGCTCGCGATTGTCGGCGGATTGGCAATCTCCGTGCCGGCCTTCGCGCAGGGCATCCCGGTCTATGATTCCAGCACGTTTCTGCAGACCCTCTCGACGGTGAAGAACACCCTGTCGATGATTGAACAGGGGAAGCAGCAAATTTCCCAAGCCACCGACATGTTCAACAG
The Sphingobium sp. Z007 genome window above contains:
- a CDS encoding lytic transglycosylase domain-containing protein, giving the protein MILELATVVGLAQQCAPTVAVETLVSVVHTESHFNPYAIGVNAKGVAAPKPSDRASAAAAARSLIARGYNIDLGLGQINSANLRWLGLSVEDAFDPCRNLAAAARVLASNYLNVVRSSPSTEVAIATAMSMYNTGSRSRGFGNGYVGRVYASSSVVVPAIRRRAMPEPAALPGPVTPEPTVKQPSAGVRSPRVQEAWDTTAGAQTASLMVFGGASNSSPKGQAE
- a CDS encoding phytanoyl-CoA dioxygenase family protein is translated as MATKPLPVGEIEAHGSIYETLMREGFCVLQDIMPPDIVQLLARDLAPHFEATPFCEGGFYGSRTKRFGSLLKRSNHVSAFIQHPQIMAIAQAVLSPWCDTIQLNLAQALELHPGALPQFPHRDQDMWRGQTGEVEYLLNVMWPFTEYRHDNGTTLIWPRSHAANALTPEPPEDPVAVECSPGSAIIFLGSTLHGAGGNQSPGVRQGMIVSYCLGWLKPYENQWLVYPPEVARTFSPDLAALVGYQQHRPNLGNYEGRCPSLLLGEERSEHLGAIDALRPDQTAALEEFVEEQRRVRAASSEN
- a CDS encoding acyl-homoserine-lactone synthase, with amino-acid sequence MEVIMVITGNGIEQALSDRVFRSMFEERKRVFVDLLGWDIPVLACRYEIDQFDDDEAVYIVITDDTGEHAGSARLLQTDRPHILDTIFPNLCDGVPPTGPNVREITRFCLARRLKARERLATRNRLVSALVEYALSNGILTYTGVAEWAWFQQILAFGWECLPLGLLDNSDPRGLSAMQINIGPDTPNLLSQSGVFAQIHLMDLDRAAA
- a CDS encoding type IV secretion system protein VirB3; the protein is MDDEKLREETLFLAVTRPTMWLGVPIEASLPIALAACLTLIVTGNPLYALALAGAFLAIARLIVRHDANAFRLLWLWTTTKARCRNRGWWGGSSYSPLPIDGAKRRGFAHG
- a CDS encoding VirB4 family type IV secretion/conjugal transfer ATPase translates to MASRANSLGGAAARTPWRILKNEADPARYLPYARHIDDNIIALDGRDLMMMFKLDGLAFETADPIHLNDWHEKLNGTLRNIADDRLAIWTHIVRRPITDYPEGKFRSAFAADLDAKYRARVTAKRMFVNELYLTLIMRPSVGSADRTGVLLRRLASARKEGAEVDEDELARFEDKARDIEKLLARCRPRRLHLYEHNGLMFSQPLEVLELVMMGRAGRVPLVRGHLGSAIYGERVIFGRETVEVRAHDTSRFVGLFGIREYPAMTRPGQMNALLSQDFAFVVTQSFAFMGKARASERLRRRQNQMASTEDAAASQALELADAADDLQSNRFVLGEHHFSLAVFGENQKRLAENLSTARAALADAGLVAAREGPALEAAFWSQLPGNFAWRARPAAITSRNFAALSPFHTFPAGKPDGNHWGAAIALMKTAAQSPFYFNFHVNDLGHTLIIGPSGGGKTVVQNFLMAQLEKTGAQQIFIDKDRGAEIYVRSSGGTYLALRNGVPTGFAPLRALEQTPGNIVFLGRLIRHLVTPSGIQLGVTQERMIDEGILSIGRLPPEERSILALRQLLGQRDPEGIGARLEKWSRGGALGWVFDNDRDELTLEARFIGFDMTDFLDNPEIRTPLMMYMFHRIDALLDGRRLVIDIDEFWKALGDDAFRAFAQDGLKTYRKQNAFLVFGTQSPADALRSDISHSIMEQVATKILLPNPHGREVDYIDGLGLTRAEFKLIRNDLIPESRRFLVKQGHDSIVVELDLGGLSDELAVLSGTTETVGILDQVRREHGDDPSHWLPVFHERRRATTRRKG
- a CDS encoding LuxR family transcriptional regulator — protein: MITLAEVQAFCTVARAASTPHALLQAVEEITAAMGFRYFALVHHIDLLNPGSTAVRLVSYPRDWVDAFEEGRLYAADPIHRASHTTTIGFAWSKVEAMISLHPRDHAVLAAARSAGLGDGFTIPAHVPGEVNGSCSFAMREGEDLNEEQLPLVQLVGSFAFEAARKIARATIAPIAAAPQLTERQIECVALVARGKTDWEIAKILGVGAETVTQHLKDARDRYGVTKRTMLAIRALFDGAISFTDILR
- a CDS encoding TrbC/VirB2 family protein; translated protein: MTALANNSKMWLTPRRRTFAQYLALFIAVIAVSLLLTDPAHAQAADGVTSMAENIKTWLTGTFAKTIAVIAVVIVGFMFFTGRASLGLLVTVIVGIFIVFSAQWIVDTITGGA